A window from Streptomyces subrutilus encodes these proteins:
- a CDS encoding SDR family oxidoreductase, which produces MSIVVTGATGALGRLVVGELLERVPADRVAVVVRDAAKAADLAARGVEVRVADYDDPAALAGAFRAGDRVLLISGSEVGRRVAQHTAVLEAARAAGVAQFAYTGILGGPEADFDLAAEHTVTERAVLDSGLPYTFLRNGWYHENYTGQLAGVLEHGAVLASAGEGRVASAARADYAAAAAEVLTGEGHLNRAYELSGDTAWSFAEYAAELSARTGREIRYASVGPDEHLAVLTGAGVPEGFAAVLVDVDRAIARGALAGTGGDLARLIGRPTTPLGDAIEAALA; this is translated from the coding sequence ATGAGCATCGTCGTCACCGGAGCCACCGGAGCCCTCGGCCGTCTGGTCGTCGGGGAGCTGCTGGAGCGGGTCCCCGCCGACCGGGTCGCCGTCGTCGTCCGCGACGCGGCGAAGGCCGCCGACCTGGCCGCGCGCGGCGTGGAGGTCCGCGTCGCCGACTACGACGACCCCGCGGCGCTGGCCGGCGCCTTCCGGGCCGGCGACCGGGTGCTGCTGATCTCCGGCAGCGAGGTCGGGCGGCGCGTCGCCCAGCACACCGCCGTCCTGGAGGCCGCCCGGGCCGCCGGCGTGGCGCAGTTCGCGTACACCGGGATCCTCGGCGGGCCCGAGGCCGACTTCGACCTGGCCGCCGAGCACACCGTCACCGAGCGGGCCGTCCTGGACTCCGGGCTGCCGTACACCTTCCTGCGCAACGGCTGGTACCACGAGAACTACACGGGGCAGCTGGCGGGCGTGCTGGAGCACGGCGCGGTCCTGGCCAGTGCGGGCGAGGGCCGGGTCGCCTCGGCGGCGCGCGCGGACTACGCGGCCGCGGCGGCCGAGGTGCTCACCGGCGAGGGCCACCTGAACCGGGCCTACGAGCTCTCCGGGGACACGGCCTGGAGCTTCGCGGAGTACGCGGCCGAGCTGTCGGCGCGCACGGGCCGGGAGATCCGCTACGCATCGGTGGGCCCCGACGAGCACCTGGCAGTCCTGACCGGCGCCGGCGTGCCCGAGGGCTTCGCGGCGGTGCTCGTCGACGTGGACCGGGCCATCGCCCGCGGCGCCCTGGCGGGCACCGGCGGGGACCTGGCGCGGCTGATCGGGCGCCCGACGACCCCGCTCGGCGACGCGATCGAGGCCGCCCTCGCCTGA
- the rarD gene encoding EamA family transporter RarD, with translation MKARTEQRTGLLSGFTAYGLWGLVPLFWPLLQPAGAVEILAHRMVWSLAVVGVALLALRRWAWIRELLRQPRKLALTTVAASVITVNWGLYIWSVNNGHVVEASLGYFINPLVSIAFGVLVLGERLRRAQWAAVGISALAVLVLAVGYGRPPWISLTLAFSFATYGLIKKKLDMGGLESLTAETAVLFLPALGYLLWLAAQGRSTFAADGIGHAVLLAATGLVTAVPLVLFGAAAIRVPLSTLGLLQYMAPVFQFGLGVLYFHEAMPPERWAGFSLVWAALALLTWDALRTARRSRVRLETAPVAAPEATPAVTREPA, from the coding sequence GTGAAGGCACGGACCGAGCAGCGCACGGGTTTGCTCAGCGGATTCACCGCGTACGGACTGTGGGGGCTGGTCCCGCTCTTCTGGCCGCTGCTCCAGCCCGCCGGCGCCGTCGAGATCCTCGCCCACCGGATGGTGTGGTCCCTGGCCGTGGTCGGCGTGGCCCTGCTCGCGCTCCGCCGCTGGGCCTGGATACGCGAACTGCTGCGCCAGCCCCGCAAACTCGCCCTGACCACCGTGGCCGCCTCGGTGATCACCGTCAACTGGGGCCTGTACATCTGGTCCGTGAACAACGGCCACGTCGTCGAGGCCAGCCTCGGCTACTTCATCAACCCGCTGGTCAGCATCGCGTTCGGCGTGCTCGTGCTGGGCGAGCGGCTGCGCCGCGCCCAGTGGGCGGCCGTCGGCATCAGCGCGCTGGCCGTGCTCGTGCTCGCGGTCGGCTACGGGCGGCCGCCGTGGATCTCCCTCACCCTGGCCTTCTCCTTCGCGACCTACGGGCTGATCAAGAAGAAGCTCGACATGGGCGGCCTGGAGTCGCTGACCGCCGAGACGGCCGTGCTGTTCCTGCCCGCCCTCGGCTACCTGCTGTGGCTCGCCGCCCAGGGCCGGTCCACCTTCGCCGCCGACGGCATCGGGCACGCTGTCCTGCTCGCCGCGACCGGCCTGGTCACCGCGGTCCCGCTGGTGCTCTTCGGGGCCGCCGCGATCCGGGTCCCGCTGTCGACGCTCGGCCTGCTCCAGTACATGGCCCCGGTGTTCCAGTTCGGGCTCGGCGTCCTCTACTTCCACGAGGCCATGCCGCCGGAGCGCTGGGCCGGCTTCTCCCTGGTGTGGGCCGCGCTCGCGCTGCTCACCTGGGACGCCCTGCGCACGGCGCGGCGCTCGCGGGTCCGGCTGGAAACCGCCCCCGTCGCGGCCCCGGAGGCGACCCCCGCGGTGACGCGCGAACCGGCGTAA
- a CDS encoding LolA family protein, giving the protein MAANTKTSRKVARYGVPVAVAGVAAATIAMVPAFANAGGPDLPGVTAQQLIEKIAASDVQQLSGTAKLSTDLGLPKIASGLLGGGGVTGGSAAPEDKVAQLANGTHTFKVAADGPDRQKLTFLDGKDEYTLVHNGDDVWGYDSKSNEAFHEKGAGKGADHAPGDRLTGSPQQLAQDALKAAGPTTDVSVGETAQVAGRNAYQLVLKPKQSGSTVGSVQIAVDAENGVPLRVRLLSAQGGKPIVDAGFTQVDFAKPAAGAFAFTPPKGAKVTEGTEGADHGKAGGDRQWKALESLPGFGDVAGGKGDVKVLGEGWATVARIDTGAGKGLNELEKDQNTPKEARQFLSSLGEKVSGSFGQGRVLSTRLVNALVTDDGKVYVGAVTKDALVRTADANK; this is encoded by the coding sequence CGTGGCGGGTGTGGCCGCGGCGACCATCGCGATGGTCCCGGCCTTCGCCAACGCCGGAGGACCGGACCTGCCCGGGGTGACGGCGCAGCAGCTGATCGAGAAGATCGCGGCCTCGGACGTACAGCAGCTCTCCGGCACCGCCAAGCTCAGCACCGACCTGGGCCTGCCGAAGATCGCCAGCGGTCTGCTCGGCGGCGGCGGCGTCACGGGCGGCTCCGCCGCCCCCGAGGACAAGGTCGCGCAGCTGGCGAACGGCACGCACACCTTCAAGGTCGCGGCCGACGGCCCGGACCGGCAGAAGCTGACCTTCCTGGACGGCAAGGACGAGTACACCCTCGTCCACAACGGCGACGACGTGTGGGGCTACGACTCCAAGTCGAACGAGGCCTTCCACGAGAAGGGCGCCGGCAAGGGCGCGGACCACGCGCCGGGTGACCGGCTGACCGGCTCGCCCCAGCAGCTGGCCCAGGACGCGCTGAAGGCCGCCGGCCCGACCACCGACGTCAGTGTGGGCGAGACCGCGCAGGTGGCCGGCCGCAACGCCTACCAGCTCGTGCTGAAGCCCAAGCAGAGCGGCTCCACGGTGGGCTCGGTGCAGATCGCGGTGGACGCCGAGAACGGCGTGCCGCTGCGCGTGCGGCTGCTGTCCGCCCAGGGCGGCAAGCCGATCGTGGACGCCGGCTTCACCCAGGTGGACTTCGCCAAGCCCGCCGCCGGCGCCTTCGCCTTCACCCCGCCCAAGGGCGCCAAGGTCACCGAGGGCACGGAGGGCGCCGACCACGGCAAGGCCGGCGGGGACCGCCAGTGGAAGGCCCTGGAGTCCCTCCCGGGCTTCGGCGACGTGGCCGGCGGCAAGGGCGACGTGAAGGTCCTCGGCGAGGGCTGGGCCACCGTCGCGCGCATCGACACCGGCGCCGGCAAGGGCCTGAACGAGCTGGAGAAGGACCAGAACACCCCCAAGGAGGCCCGGCAGTTCCTGAGCTCCCTCGGGGAGAAGGTCAGCGGGAGCTTCGGCCAGGGCCGCGTCCTGTCGACCCGCCTGGTCAACGCCCTGGTCACGGACGACGGCAAGGTCTACGTGGGCGCCGTCACCAAGGACGCGCTGGTGCGGACGGCCGACGCGAACAAGTAG
- a CDS encoding M28 family metallopeptidase: MSLSVSRRLAAVTAFAVAGLFAATAPAALAAPTAVTAAPTPPDIPLANVKAHLTQLSTIAANNGGNRAHGRTGYKASIDYVKAKLDAAGYTTTLQTFTSSGATGYNLIADWPGGDPNSVLMSGSHLDSVTAGAGINDNGSGSAAVLEAALAVSRAGLQPTKHLRFGWWGAEELGLVGSKYYVNNLPAAEKAKISGYLNFDMIGSPNPGYFVYDDDPTIEQTFKNYYAGLGIATEIETEGDGRSDHAPFKSAGIAVGGLFSGADYTKTAAQAQKWGGTSGQAFDRCYHSSCDSLTNINDTALDRNADAIAYAIWNLGASTPVPPGKSFENTADVAIPDSPAAAVTSPITVSGVTGNAPATTKVDVNIVHTYRGDLVIDLIAPDGTAYRLKNSSSDSADNVVASYTVNASSEVANGLWKLQVKDVGAQDVGYINSWKITF; encoded by the coding sequence ATGAGCCTGTCCGTCTCCCGGCGCCTCGCCGCCGTGACCGCGTTCGCGGTCGCCGGCCTGTTCGCCGCCACCGCCCCCGCCGCACTGGCCGCACCCACGGCGGTCACCGCGGCGCCGACGCCCCCCGACATCCCGCTGGCCAACGTCAAGGCCCACCTGACGCAGCTGTCCACGATCGCCGCGAACAACGGCGGCAACCGCGCCCACGGCCGGACCGGCTACAAGGCCTCGATCGACTACGTGAAGGCCAAGCTGGACGCGGCCGGCTACACGACCACCCTGCAGACCTTCACCTCCAGCGGCGCCACCGGCTACAACCTGATCGCCGACTGGCCGGGCGGCGACCCCAACTCTGTCCTGATGTCCGGCTCCCACCTGGACTCGGTGACCGCGGGCGCCGGCATCAACGACAACGGCTCCGGCTCGGCCGCCGTCCTGGAGGCCGCGCTCGCCGTCTCCCGCGCCGGCCTCCAGCCCACGAAGCACCTGCGCTTCGGCTGGTGGGGTGCGGAGGAGCTGGGCCTGGTCGGCTCGAAGTACTACGTGAACAACCTGCCGGCCGCCGAGAAGGCGAAGATCTCCGGATACCTGAACTTCGACATGATCGGCTCGCCGAACCCCGGCTACTTCGTCTACGACGACGACCCGACCATCGAGCAGACCTTCAAGAACTACTACGCGGGCCTCGGCATAGCGACCGAGATCGAGACCGAGGGCGACGGCCGCTCCGACCACGCGCCCTTCAAGAGCGCCGGGATCGCGGTCGGCGGCCTCTTCTCCGGCGCCGACTACACCAAGACGGCGGCCCAGGCGCAGAAGTGGGGCGGCACCTCCGGCCAGGCCTTCGACCGCTGCTACCACTCCTCGTGCGACTCGCTGACGAACATCAACGACACCGCCCTGGACCGCAACGCCGACGCCATCGCCTACGCGATCTGGAACCTCGGCGCGTCCACTCCGGTGCCCCCCGGCAAGTCCTTCGAGAACACCGCGGACGTCGCCATCCCGGACTCCCCCGCCGCCGCGGTGACCTCGCCGATCACGGTCTCCGGCGTCACGGGCAACGCCCCCGCCACCACCAAGGTCGACGTGAACATCGTCCACACCTACCGCGGTGACCTGGTGATCGACCTGATCGCCCCGGACGGGACGGCCTACCGGCTGAAGAACTCCAGCTCCGACTCGGCCGACAACGTCGTGGCCAGCTACACGGTGAACGCGTCGAGCGAGGTCGCCAACGGCCTCTGGAAGCTCCAGGTCAAGGACGTGGGCGCGCAGGACGTCGGCTACATCAACAGCTGGAAGATCACCTTCTAG